The Acinetobacter chinensis genomic sequence TATGATGATGCAATGGATGTTGCAAGTGATGAAGCAACAGAAGACTTTTTAAAATCAGGGGCAATTCAGGCAGATGATAAGCTGAGTCTGAAAACTGCACCTGTGTTTCAGCTGTATCAGAAACGGGTTTACTGGCTGGTGATTCTGGTTTTTGGCAGTCTGCTGTCAGGGATCGGGATTGCTCACTTTGAAGATATTATTGCGGCGCACATCGTACTGGTGTTTTTTCTGCCCTTACTGGTGGGCAGTGGCGGTAACGCCGGCTCTCAGTCTGCAACCCTGATGGTCAGAGCACTAGCCACAGGTGATGTTCAGTTTAAAGACTGGTTCTATTTACTGGGCAGAGAAAGCCTGGTTGCACTGTGCTTAGGTGGCACAATGGCATTTGCAGTCTCTGTACTCGGTTATATCCGTGGCGATGAAATGGTCGCCCTGGTTCTGGCTTTAAGTATGATGGGAATCGTTATGCTGGGTTGTCTGATTGGGATGAGTCTGCCTTTTGTGCTGAATAAAATCGGGCTTGATCCTGCCAGTGCCTCTGCACCGCTGGTCACTTCCATCTGTGATGCAACAGGCGTACTCGTCTATCTCTTTATTGCTTCCCAGATTCTTTCAGGCGTTTCTGTCTGAATTATTTTTTTTATACAGATATTTATTGAATTTTCAGTAAAATTAACAGGAAATATGCAGAGAAATAAAAGAATGCCAGAGCCTTTACAGCAAAAAAAATTATCAACCCAGGAAGTGATCAGGCTTGAACGGGATCTTGCAAAATTTGCCAATATGATGGACTCCGTAGTCCGCATTCCATTTACTAAACAGGGAGTAGGGGCAGATGCAGCACTCAGTACGATACCTGTTGCCGGTGATGTCGCAGGTTTTGCCCTGACCTGTTATGCCGTGTTCAAGGCAAAGCAGATCGGTGTGCCACAGGCGAAACTGAATGGTGTGATGAAACTGGCAGCAATGGATGCTGTGGTTGGGTTTATTCCCTTTGTTGGAACCATATTTGATATTTTTATCCGTCCAAGCCGCAAAGCACTGGATGTTGTTCATGAACATATCCGGACTGAATATCAGATTCAAAGCGAAGACCATGTTGTTCATCCATTTCTGCATGAAAAACTGGAACAGAAACAGCAGAATTCTGCCTTCTGGCGCAACCCCGTGGTTGCATGGTGTTGGCTTCATATCCCGGATCTGCTGGGGCTGATTGTACTGGTGTGTATAGCTGCGGCTGCATGGTTTGGAATTTCCATGTTATGGGAATGGTACCAGGGAGTGAAATAAACTGAACAGATCCTGTGTTGAAACAGTCAGACAGTCATGGAAGGCATCTCCAAAAATTAAAAAACAGGGAAGAAAATGATTACAGCAAATTTACCGGCAATAGATTTTGAGCAGACACAGCGTTTTTATGAACACTTAGGATTTGAATGTGACTATCGTTCAGATGAATGGATGATTATGAACCGCGATGGCATGTTGCTTGAATTTTTCCATCATCCAGAGCTTGACCCGAAACAGTCATGGCACAGTGCCTGTATCCGTGTGGAAAATATGGAACATTATTTTCAGGAATGGAAAACTGTGGCGTGGCAGAATTTTTCAGGTGCAGCCATTACAGAGATTGAACATCTGGATGAAATCAGCCTGTTCTGTGTTATAGATATGAATGGCAGTCTTTTGCGCTGCATTCAGCAATAAAAAAAGCCTCAGACTGAGGCTTTTTTTATTATTTCAAACAGAATAATAACTTAAGGGCAGTTCAGTTGCTGCAGAGCGGCAACACGCTGCTCAATTGTAGGGTGGGTCTGGAAAAGAGCAGCCAGGCTGAAACCCTGTTCCTTACCTTCCGCAATCGCAAAGGCTTTCATTTCTTTAGGCATCTGATCAGGCATTTCTGATTCTGCCTGTAAACGCAATAATGCAGAAATCATGGCCTGTTTACCTGCCAGACGTGCACCTGCCTCATCTGCACGGTATTCACGGTAGCGTGAGAACCACATCACAATTGCTGACGCCAGAATACCGAATACGATATCAAGGACAATGGTAATACCGAAATAAGCCAGTCCTGGTGCTTCACCATCTTCACGACCAAATACGTTACGGTCAATAAAGTCACCGACTACACGTGCAAAGAACATTACAAAGGCGTTGACCACACCCTGAACCAGGGCAAGTGTCACCATATCACCGTTTGCAACGTGCCCGATTTCGTGGGCAAGTACTGCACGCAGTTCATCTTTGTTCATGCGCTCAAGCAGTCCTGTGGAAACGGCAACGAGTGCATCGTTTTTATTCCACCCTGTTGCAAAGGCATTGGACTGATATGAAGGGAAAATACCGACTTCAGGCATATTGATACCTGAACGTTGCGCCAGCTGGGCAACTTCCTGCACGAGCCATGCTTCTGCCTGGTTGCGTGGAGCATTCGGGTCAATGAGTTCAGTGCCAGTTGATTTTTTCGCCATCCATTTAGACATGAACAGGGAAATTAAAGAGCCAACCATACCAAAAACAAAACAGATGACTAACAGGTTGCCCAGATTCAGACCACCAGCGCCATGATAACTACCGACACCGAAGAGCGACAGAATAATGCCAGCTACAACCAGTACCGCGAGGTTGGTTAGCAAAAACAAACCAATCCGCATCATTGAGAAAACCCTCTTATGATAAAAAAATAATCTGATTTATTAATTACAAATCATAAAGGTCAATATGCGGTGTAAAACCCAAAAATTCAAGCAGAAAAATATAAAAATCTGGATCAGTCTGTAATGGAAATTTTAGCAGATGCCATCGCATTTGCTGTTGCATAAGAACCTGCAGGCGCATCTGTAAAACTGCCATCTTCAGAAACGATAATCTGACGCTGTGATGAATTTCGTGATGAGCTGGCTGCTTTGGTGTTCTCCGAGTTATGACTGGACTGAGCAATGATCTGAGGAGATGCTGTGCCGCCTGAAGCGGAAATGATACCGCCTGAATACAGATTGCTTAAACGGCTGGACACCCGGCGTACATAATCCTGAGTTTCACGGAAAGGGGGAATGCCACCGTATTTATCGACATTGCCTTCGCCAGCATTATATGCAGCAAGAGCGAGTGAAGTGTTGTTGTTGAATCGTTTCAGTAACCAGCTGAGATAACGTGCTCCCCCCATAATATTCTGATGAGGGTCGTATGCATTTGAAACATTAAAACGTCGTGCAGTTGCAGGCATCAGCTGCATCAGCCCCTGGGCACCGACTGGAGAGCGTGCATTACTGTTAAAGCCAGATTCTGTATGCATCACAGCTTTGATCAGACCCTCAGAAACACCGTGCTGTAAAGCTGCCTGCTTAATAATGGAATCAAAAGCATTTTTATTGCGGCTGTAACTGGGCAGTACAGAAGCTTCGCTTGAGCCCCAGTTACTGTAAGAATGAATATTGCTGTCCGGATAATAAGTGACTTTCACCCTTTTTAAGGACTGATCAGCACTTTTACGGTTTGTCAGCAGGGTACTGCCGTTTTTATCTTTATAAATGTAAATCTGACCGGCATGCGTATTTTCAGTTACAAACAGAACTGAACTGGCACCCAGTAAAAACAGACAAGAAAAGTCAAAAATTTTTTTCA encodes the following:
- a CDS encoding DUF4112 domain-containing protein translates to MPEPLQQKKLSTQEVIRLERDLAKFANMMDSVVRIPFTKQGVGADAALSTIPVAGDVAGFALTCYAVFKAKQIGVPQAKLNGVMKLAAMDAVVGFIPFVGTIFDIFIRPSRKALDVVHEHIRTEYQIQSEDHVVHPFLHEKLEQKQQNSAFWRNPVVAWCWLHIPDLLGLIVLVCIAAAAWFGISMLWEWYQGVK
- a CDS encoding VOC family protein, translating into MITANLPAIDFEQTQRFYEHLGFECDYRSDEWMIMNRDGMLLEFFHHPELDPKQSWHSACIRVENMEHYFQEWKTVAWQNFSGAAITEIEHLDEISLFCVIDMNGSLLRCIQQ
- the htpX gene encoding protease HtpX; amino-acid sequence: MMRIGLFLLTNLAVLVVAGIILSLFGVGSYHGAGGLNLGNLLVICFVFGMVGSLISLFMSKWMAKKSTGTELIDPNAPRNQAEAWLVQEVAQLAQRSGINMPEVGIFPSYQSNAFATGWNKNDALVAVSTGLLERMNKDELRAVLAHEIGHVANGDMVTLALVQGVVNAFVMFFARVVGDFIDRNVFGREDGEAPGLAYFGITIVLDIVFGILASAIVMWFSRYREYRADEAGARLAGKQAMISALLRLQAESEMPDQMPKEMKAFAIAEGKEQGFSLAALFQTHPTIEQRVAALQQLNCP
- a CDS encoding lytic transglycosylase domain-containing protein; this translates as MKKIFDFSCLFLLGASSVLFVTENTHAGQIYIYKDKNGSTLLTNRKSADQSLKRVKVTYYPDSNIHSYSNWGSSEASVLPSYSRNKNAFDSIIKQAALQHGVSEGLIKAVMHTESGFNSNARSPVGAQGLMQLMPATARRFNVSNAYDPHQNIMGGARYLSWLLKRFNNNTSLALAAYNAGEGNVDKYGGIPPFRETQDYVRRVSSRLSNLYSGGIISASGGTASPQIIAQSSHNSENTKAASSSRNSSQRQIIVSEDGSFTDAPAGSYATANAMASAKISITD